The Pseudokineococcus lusitanus genome includes the window AGCCAAGTGCACCCCGCGCGCCGTGTCCCGGCAGGAGGGCGGTCGTGGCGTGATCGTGACGTGCGGTCGTGGTGGGAGCCCCGCCGCCCGGCGCGGGCAGCACCGCGGCGAGCAGGACGGCCGCCCCGGCGAGCACCGCACCGGCGAGCCCGAGCCCCTCGGCCAGCCGGCCCGCCGCCGTCGCCCCCACCGCCTGACCGGCGGTGAGCCCGACGAAGAGGGTCGCCGTCGTCGCGCCGGCCGTGGCGGGACGCAGGTCGCCGGCCCAGGCGATGAGGACGCCGCTGAGCGCGGTGTACGAGGCGCCGAAGAGCGCGCCCGCCGCGCCCGCGAGGAGCACCGACGACGGCGCCAGCGCGAGGACGGCGGCGCCGACGGCCGAGCCGACCACGGTGAGCAGCCAGGCCCTCCGGAGCCCCAGCAGCCGCACGGCGTCACCGCTGAGGGCGCCGAGGACCGCCGCCGCCCCGAGCAGGACCCACAGCGCGGCGGTGGTCCGCTCCGGGAGCCCGCCGACCTCGCCGAGCAGCCCGCGACCAAAGGTCCAGACCGCGGCGCTGCCCGCGCCCGCCAGCCCGGCCGCGGCGAGCGGCCGCAGGAGGTCGCGCCACGTCCCCCCGTCGGCCGGGGGCGCCGCCGCGGGCGCCGGCCACCGCGTACGGCGGTCGACGACGACGGCGACGAGGACCACCGCCACGGCTGCCCCCGCCCAGA containing:
- a CDS encoding MFS transporter; this encodes MVKRTLQPEVPGEAAATTGLVAGGTVLVALTYGVVRFGYGLHLPVVAAELDLAPTLQGAVATGAFGAYCVVALLAGGLVRRAGGRPVLRLSAALAAVGALVVAVAPSAPVLAVGVLVAGGAAGAASPALVVAVAGTVPAGRAARAQAVVNGGTGLGVAVAGVGVLLAPTQWRPVWAGAAVAVVLVAVVVDRRTRWPAPAAAPPADGGTWRDLLRPLAAAGLAGAGSAAVWTFGRGLLGEVGGLPERTTAALWVLLGAAAVLGALSGDAVRLLGLRRAWLLTVVGSAVGAAVLALAPSSVLLAGAAGALFGASYTALSGVLIAWAGDLRPATAGATTATLFVGLTAGQAVGATAAGRLAEGLGLAGAVLAGAAVLLAAVLPAPGGGAPTTTARHDHATTALLPGHGARGALGCPGRRRRGADGRSTHEHRAGGSSRGAGPGDGGRPRGAGGGTGVRDAG